The following proteins are co-located in the Flavobacterium sp. CECT 9288 genome:
- the corA gene encoding magnesium/cobalt transporter CorA → MRKIKYKKGRKLLPYNLEYTGIHKEMQSEMQLFVYNDIDFTEYTDFKVEELNQLIDFSKINWLNIHGLNNVDWLQAIGKNFGINNFILSDVLNTIRRTKFEESHDFLFFNIKSLLPLENSENISIEQISFLLKDGILISFQEKRSDFFSHIRERIRTHSGLVRVKGPDYLLYILLDAIIENFYITLESEEDKVEELINLTKENPDPIILERIEKHRDNLNVLKRAIIPLRDSLYDIKSIKDDSIFNVVETDTFSFFARLHQKCLELLEQIDSDMDSLESASNFFFSAQTHKMNEIMKTLTIVSAIFIPLTFIVGVYGMNFENLPELKFKYGYHTVMGFMFLIVIGMIIYFKKRRWF, encoded by the coding sequence ATGAGAAAAATAAAATATAAAAAAGGCAGGAAATTATTGCCTTATAATCTTGAATACACAGGAATCCACAAAGAAATGCAGTCAGAAATGCAATTGTTTGTTTATAATGATATTGATTTTACAGAGTACACTGATTTTAAAGTAGAAGAATTAAATCAGTTAATTGATTTTTCTAAAATAAACTGGCTCAATATTCATGGACTTAATAACGTAGATTGGTTGCAAGCCATTGGAAAGAATTTTGGAATTAATAATTTTATTTTATCCGATGTTTTAAACACGATACGAAGAACAAAATTTGAAGAATCACATGATTTTTTATTTTTCAACATTAAATCGCTTTTACCTCTCGAAAATTCAGAGAACATTAGTATTGAACAAATTAGTTTTTTGTTAAAAGATGGAATTCTAATTTCGTTTCAGGAAAAAAGAAGTGATTTTTTTTCACACATTAGAGAAAGAATTAGAACCCATTCAGGACTTGTTCGCGTAAAAGGTCCTGATTACTTATTGTATATATTGCTAGATGCAATTATAGAGAATTTTTACATTACGCTAGAAAGCGAGGAGGATAAAGTAGAAGAACTTATAAATTTAACCAAAGAAAATCCCGATCCAATAATTTTAGAGCGAATAGAGAAACATCGTGACAATTTGAATGTCTTAAAACGCGCTATTATTCCGCTCAGAGACTCTCTGTACGATATTAAAAGCATAAAAGATGATTCTATTTTTAATGTAGTTGAGACAGATACTTTTAGTTTTTTTGCTCGATTGCATCAAAAGTGTTTAGAACTTTTAGAGCAAATAGATTCGGATATGGATTCATTGGAGAGTGCTTCTAATTTCTTTTTTTCTGCTCAAACGCATAAGATGAACGAAATCATGAAAACACTTACGATCGTCTCTGCTATATTCATTCCGCTTACTTTTATTGTAGGTGTCTACGGTATGAATTTTGAAAACCTGCCAGAATTGAAATTTAAATATGGATATCATACCGTAATGGGTTTCATGTTTTTAATAGTAATTGGAATGATTATTTATTTTAAAAAAAG